Genomic window (Desulforapulum autotrophicum HRM2):
TTCTTTTGGCGTCGAAAAGGGTGACAAACCCCATGGAGTAGCTTTTTGCCCTAAACGAGACCTTGTGTTTCTGGCACGAACCGGAAGAGATTTTATTTCCGTTTTTAATGCAAAAACCAAAAAGATAGAATTTGATATTTTGTTTTCCGGAAAAATGACTGCTGCAAAAAAACCCGGACACTGGATAAATGATATTTTTGTAAATGGTGACTATTTGTATGTGTCTTTGTTTTCTCAAACAGGTTCATCCCGGGAAGGTGTTTTTGATGGGGGTGTGTTACAGATTTCCATTGATAATCCTAAGGAAAGGCATGTGTTGATGAATGACCTCTGGCTCCCCCATTCAGTCTGTTTTTTTGATGCTGATATTTGCGTTCTTGACAGTATGAGAGGTCATTTTTACAAGACCGATAAGAATATTGTTGGAGAATTTTTTGGTTTCATCAGGGGGCTTGCTTTTGATGGTGCGTATTATTATATCGGTCAAAGTGAAACACGTTATTTCGATAGGCTGAAAGGTATTCGAAAAAATATTGGTATGTCTGCTGGTTTTTATCTGTTTGATGAAGACACAAAAGCTGCAAAATTCTTTTCAATTCCTAAATTAAGACAAGTGAGATCTTTATGTGTCATTTAGAATCATAACTTATATATGAATGGTAAGCATACTATGTTTTAGGAAAAAATATGAATCAAACAGTGAAAGAACTGCATAAAAAAAGAATGAAGTTGTGGGACGCAAGCATCTCTAATCATAAAAAATATATTGATAATCAAAATGGATTATTCAGGGATGAATTTGTTGAATATAGGAAATGCCCGGTATGCAGTCAAGATAATTACTTAAATATTTTTTTTAAAGAAGGCGGATCTTATGTCAAATGTTTGAATTGTTCCATGGTGTATCTTAATCCTGTTTTCACAGATGATGCATTAAATGATTATTATGAAAAGAATCATTCGGTTCAAGCCCAGATAGTTGAAAGCGGTGACTCTTTTTATGAGAAGATATATAATCATGGATTGAATAGTATAGAGAAAATATGTCCGCCAGGAAATATTCTTGATATTGGTTGTTCATCAGGTGTGTTTTTGGATTTATCAAAAAATAGAGGTTGGAAAACCAATGGTATTGAGTTAAATGTCCGGGAATTCAAAATGGCTCAGATGAAAGGACATTCTGTGTATAATAGTCTTATAGAGAATACAAAATTTGATAAAAAATTTAATGCAATAACTTTATGGGATGTATTCGAGCATATAAAAAATGGAAAATTTTATCTAAATATGATGAAAAAACTGCTTATGAAAAATGGAGTGATATTTTTACAAATTCCAAACTCTGATTCATTAGCTGCCAAGATATTACAAAAAAAGTGCAATATGTTTGATGGTTTGGAACACGTTAATTTATATGGTGTTAATACGATAAAATTGCTTGCAAAGAGATGTGGTTTGCGTGTGCTGGATATACAAACAGTTATACCGGAAATTGGAGTGATCAACAATTATCTCAACTACGAAGATCCTTACCTGGGAAATACAGAGAATAAGACTAACATCCCTAATTTAATAGATGAGAATGAATTAAATATAAAGTTGTTGGGATATAAATTGCAAGTAGTTTTAGGAGAGTTAAAATGAAATTTTGTAAAAAATGTGTAATGCCTGATACTAAACCTGATCTTCATTTTGATAACGAAGGCGTTTGTGATGCCTGTCGGTCTCAAGAGATGAAAAACAATAAAATTGATTGGGGAAAAAGAGAAAAAGAATTTTTATCTATTGTTAACTCACATAAAAAACATCCTGATTATGATTGTGTGATAGGTGTAAGTGGAGGAAAAGATTCAACATATATCGTAATTAAAGTTTTAGAATTGGGATTAAACCCCCTATGTATTTGTTTTGAGCCAACCATCCCCACAACGATAGGAAGAAAGAATCTGGATAATTTGAATGGATTAGGCATCGATTTAATTCATGTAAAAAGGAATCCTGTAGTATATAAAAAACTGGCAAAAGAAGCGATAAAAAGAGTTGGAGATTCTGAATGGCAAAATCATCTGGGAATTTTTACAGTGGTTCCACATTTTGCTATAAAATTTAATATCCCTCTAATTATCTGGGGAGAAAGTCCTCAAATAGAGTATGGTGGACCGGCTGCAAGTAAAAATCGAAATATTTTAGACAGACAATGGTTGGAAGAATTTGGTGGACTGCTGGGTAATCGGATCTCAGATATGATTGGTGTTGATGGGATAACAAAAAGAGATCTATCATTATATTTTTATCCTGAGGAAAAAGATATAAAAAGGGTCGGGGTGACCGGATTATTCCTGGGTTATTATTTTAAATGGGATTTAAGAAAAATTTTAAAAAAATCTATTGCTCATGGTTTTTCACCGGCTAATAGGCCTGTAGAAACAACCTATGAGAACTTTGAAAATTTGGATTGTTACAGTAATCATTTGCATGATTATTTAAAGTATCTGAAATTTGGTTTTGGCAGGGCTACTGATAATGCTTGCCTGGATATTAGGCTTGGTTATATAAGTCGAGAAGAAGGTGTACGATTAATAAACAAGTATGATGGTATACCTCCTAACCTGGACGAGCCAGAACCAAAAAGGGTTGGCCAGTGCGGTTAACCTTATTCATATGAAAATAGTATAAGTCCGGTGAACGAAAACAGGTATACCCTACGCTCATTCTCGCAGCCCGTCCATGGGCTGCTGCGAGGGAAATGGCAGCTCTTTCAGCGTCCATGCTGACCGCTGCCATTTAACCCGCTTCGGGAGATACCTGTTTCCGTTCACCTCTGCTGTCGTATTTTAAAATTTATGGTTCCAGTCAGAAAACTAACCTCGCAGGTTCAAAAAGTTTCTATGATTCCAAATACGTAGTATAATAATTTCCAAAATATGCAGATGTTAAAGGAGGTTAATTATGTTACTGACTGAAAGATATTCCGATCAAATATCTGGCGTTTTGCACTGTTATGACCGCATTATTATTCAAGGTACAATTCCTGGAATCTGCTTTGCT
Coding sequences:
- a CDS encoding YncE family protein — protein: MDINISEKAWTTWQGLNKAIQGKEVVFFGVSDDWTGKTLRNTLIKEFSFVDNSKTWQGAEYIGAKIKSPKILKENVKSRYVIISSSAYESIYPQLIEYGLTPGDNFCITPALNNLKVITDINTHKARILLSSPDHKIYSQLDNSNDVGGGLFTYDIQSHECKKVLDGTFHQIVDTGKSYYIVDEIRGICEVSKDFELKDSFGVEKGDKPHGVAFCPKRDLVFLARTGRDFISVFNAKTKKIEFDILFSGKMTAAKKPGHWINDIFVNGDYLYVSLFSQTGSSREGVFDGGVLQISIDNPKERHVLMNDLWLPHSVCFFDADICVLDSMRGHFYKTDKNIVGEFFGFIRGLAFDGAYYYIGQSETRYFDRLKGIRKNIGMSAGFYLFDEDTKAAKFFSIPKLRQVRSLCVI
- a CDS encoding class I SAM-dependent methyltransferase, with translation MNQTVKELHKKRMKLWDASISNHKKYIDNQNGLFRDEFVEYRKCPVCSQDNYLNIFFKEGGSYVKCLNCSMVYLNPVFTDDALNDYYEKNHSVQAQIVESGDSFYEKIYNHGLNSIEKICPPGNILDIGCSSGVFLDLSKNRGWKTNGIELNVREFKMAQMKGHSVYNSLIENTKFDKKFNAITLWDVFEHIKNGKFYLNMMKKLLMKNGVIFLQIPNSDSLAAKILQKKCNMFDGLEHVNLYGVNTIKLLAKRCGLRVLDIQTVIPEIGVINNYLNYEDPYLGNTENKTNIPNLIDENELNIKLLGYKLQVVLGELK
- a CDS encoding N-acetyl sugar amidotransferase; translated protein: MKFCKKCVMPDTKPDLHFDNEGVCDACRSQEMKNNKIDWGKREKEFLSIVNSHKKHPDYDCVIGVSGGKDSTYIVIKVLELGLNPLCICFEPTIPTTIGRKNLDNLNGLGIDLIHVKRNPVVYKKLAKEAIKRVGDSEWQNHLGIFTVVPHFAIKFNIPLIIWGESPQIEYGGPAASKNRNILDRQWLEEFGGLLGNRISDMIGVDGITKRDLSLYFYPEEKDIKRVGVTGLFLGYYFKWDLRKILKKSIAHGFSPANRPVETTYENFENLDCYSNHLHDYLKYLKFGFGRATDNACLDIRLGYISREEGVRLINKYDGIPPNLDEPEPKRVGQCG